In Streptomyces sp. NBC_01426, one genomic interval encodes:
- a CDS encoding ANTAR domain-containing response regulator, with product MPRIEEPSVTAEHESTPTPDADQSHVPPLTTRVVIAEDEALIRLDLKEMLEEEGYSVVGEAGDGQAAVELAREHRPDLVILDVKMPVLDGISAAEKIAEESIAPVLMLTAFSQRDLVERARDAGAMAYLVKPFSKSDVVPAIEMAVSRFAELRALEKEVADLSLRLETRKLVDRAKSILQTQYGLTEPAAFRWIQKTSMDRRMSMQQVAEAVIEDAEEKKNAAKG from the coding sequence ATGCCCCGTATAGAGGAGCCCTCCGTGACCGCCGAGCACGAGTCGACGCCCACGCCCGACGCCGACCAGTCGCACGTTCCGCCGCTGACGACGCGCGTCGTCATCGCCGAGGACGAGGCGCTCATCCGTCTCGACCTCAAGGAGATGCTCGAAGAGGAGGGGTACTCCGTCGTCGGCGAGGCCGGCGACGGCCAGGCCGCTGTGGAGCTGGCTCGCGAGCACCGCCCCGACCTGGTGATCCTCGACGTGAAGATGCCCGTGCTCGACGGGATCTCCGCGGCTGAGAAGATCGCCGAGGAGTCCATCGCCCCGGTCCTGATGCTGACCGCCTTCTCGCAGCGCGACCTGGTCGAGCGGGCCCGTGACGCGGGCGCCATGGCGTACCTGGTGAAGCCGTTCAGCAAGAGCGACGTCGTGCCGGCCATCGAGATGGCCGTGTCGCGCTTCGCGGAGCTGCGGGCGTTGGAGAAGGAGGTCGCGGACCTCTCGCTGCGGCTGGAGACCCGCAAGCTGGTGGACCGGGCGAAGAGCATCCTGCAGACCCAGTACGGGCTGACGGAGCCGGCCGCGTTCCGGTGGATCCAGAAGACCTCCATGGACCGTCGCATGTCGATGCAGCAGGTCGCCGAGGCGGTCATCGAGGACGCCGAGGAGAAGAAGAACGCCGCGAAGGGCTGA
- a CDS encoding branched-chain amino acid ABC transporter permease: protein MTTITAETATPTTAPQNKGFIPLSEKTGRALATAGGALTVISAFLAWTWTAAFPGDLTVYGYPGGMQWLVLIGGALTTLFALASYGVKGLGWIAPAGTDAAIKLAALAAFVTTWYTAIAIVVELGALVDLEPGAGIAALASLAAVIGAFALPFERPTLEGPDPDDGDWDKFKHNAGNRWTTFKAAFVSGPVKPARVLPAWVEILLIAAVLGLALFVFTYGITTPYQELFVGFLITAGFGAAAINKAGLMARLSTLTARHRNVALVGAFAAAAAFPLTQTDDQYANLGVNILIFATVALGLNIVVGLTGLLDLGYVAFLGVGAYTAALVSGSPNSPFGVHFPFWAALLAGAVASMIFGVLIGAPTLRLRGDYLAIVTLGFGEIFRISMNNLDGVSGPDITNGPNGIANIPNINLFGFDFGAAHTIAGFTIGRFANYFLLMLLITLIVVLVFRRSAESRIGRAWVAIREDETAAEAMGINGFRVKLIAFALGATLAGLAGAVQAHVQYTVTPDQYTFANAVPPNSAFLLAAVVLGGMGTISGPLVGGSLLFLIPNKLQFLGEYQLLVFGVALIVLMRLRPEGLIPNKRNQLELHDSLEAPTVLGKAGV, encoded by the coding sequence ATGACGACCATCACCGCGGAAACCGCGACGCCGACCACCGCACCGCAGAACAAGGGCTTCATCCCCCTCTCCGAGAAGACGGGCCGCGCCCTCGCCACCGCCGGCGGCGCCCTCACCGTCATCTCCGCCTTCCTCGCCTGGACCTGGACCGCCGCCTTCCCCGGAGACCTCACCGTCTACGGCTACCCCGGCGGCATGCAGTGGCTCGTCCTCATCGGCGGCGCCCTCACCACGCTCTTCGCCCTCGCCTCCTACGGGGTCAAGGGCCTGGGCTGGATCGCCCCCGCAGGCACCGACGCGGCCATCAAACTCGCCGCTCTCGCCGCCTTCGTCACCACCTGGTACACCGCCATCGCGATCGTGGTCGAGCTCGGCGCACTCGTCGACCTCGAACCCGGCGCGGGCATCGCCGCCCTCGCCAGCCTCGCCGCGGTCATCGGCGCCTTCGCGCTCCCCTTCGAGCGCCCCACCCTCGAAGGCCCCGACCCGGACGACGGCGACTGGGACAAGTTCAAGCACAACGCCGGAAACCGCTGGACGACCTTCAAGGCCGCCTTCGTCTCCGGCCCCGTCAAGCCGGCCCGCGTGCTCCCCGCCTGGGTCGAGATCCTCCTCATCGCCGCCGTCCTCGGCCTCGCCCTCTTCGTGTTCACGTACGGCATCACCACCCCGTACCAGGAACTCTTCGTCGGCTTCCTGATCACGGCCGGATTCGGCGCCGCCGCGATCAACAAGGCGGGCCTCATGGCCCGGCTGAGCACCCTCACCGCCCGGCACCGCAACGTCGCCCTCGTCGGCGCCTTCGCCGCCGCGGCGGCCTTCCCCCTCACCCAGACCGACGACCAGTACGCGAACCTCGGCGTCAACATCCTGATCTTCGCCACCGTCGCACTCGGCCTGAACATCGTGGTCGGCCTCACCGGCCTCCTCGACCTGGGATACGTCGCCTTCCTCGGCGTCGGTGCCTACACCGCCGCCCTGGTCTCCGGCTCGCCCAACTCGCCCTTCGGAGTGCACTTCCCCTTCTGGGCCGCGCTCCTCGCCGGCGCCGTCGCATCGATGATCTTCGGTGTCCTCATCGGCGCCCCCACGCTGCGCCTGCGCGGCGACTACCTCGCCATCGTCACCCTCGGCTTCGGTGAGATCTTCCGCATCTCCATGAACAACCTCGACGGTGTCTCCGGCCCCGACATCACCAACGGGCCCAACGGCATCGCCAACATCCCGAACATCAACCTCTTCGGGTTCGACTTCGGCGCGGCACACACCATCGCCGGATTCACCATCGGCAGGTTCGCGAACTACTTCCTGCTGATGCTGCTCATCACCCTGATCGTGGTCCTGGTCTTCCGCCGCAGCGCCGAATCCCGCATCGGCCGCGCCTGGGTCGCCATCCGCGAGGACGAGACCGCCGCCGAAGCCATGGGCATCAACGGCTTCCGCGTCAAGCTCATCGCCTTCGCCCTCGGCGCCACCCTCGCCGGCCTCGCCGGAGCCGTCCAGGCCCACGTCCAGTACACGGTCACCCCCGACCAGTACACCTTCGCCAACGCCGTGCCCCCGAACTCCGCGTTCCTGCTCGCCGCGGTAGTCCTCGGCGGCATGGGCACCATCTCCGGACCCCTCGTCGGCGGATCACTGCTCTTCCTGATCCCCAACAAGCTCCAGTTCCTGGGCGAGTACCAGCTCCTCGTCTTCGGTGTCGCACTCATCGTCCTGATGCGCCTGCGCCCCGAGGGCCTCATTCCCAACAAGCGCAACCAGCTCGAACTCCACGACTCGCTCGAAGCGCCCACAGTCCTCGGTAAGGCAGGGGTCTGA
- a CDS encoding ABC transporter ATP-binding protein, whose translation MTTTTTDTPDTPAVTTAETVLDARGVTMRFGGLTAVKNVDLTVRSGEIVGLIGPNGAGKTTFFNCLTGLYIPTEGEVRYKGTVLPPKSFKVTAAGVARTFQNIRLFNNMTVLENVLVGRHTRTKVGLWSALLRLPSFGREEAASRDKAMELLTFIGLEHKADHLARNLPYGEQRKLEIARALASDPGLILLDEPTAGMNPQETRTTEELIFAIRDMGIAVLVIEHDMRFIFNLCDRVACLVQGEKLIEGTATEVQSDERVIAAYLGEPFEGAPGAEEVAEVEAAEAHSTTSTDGEDR comes from the coding sequence ATGACGACCACCACCACCGACACCCCCGACACCCCCGCCGTCACCACGGCGGAGACCGTCCTCGACGCACGCGGCGTCACGATGCGCTTCGGCGGCCTCACCGCCGTCAAGAACGTCGACCTGACCGTCCGCAGCGGCGAGATCGTCGGACTCATCGGCCCCAACGGCGCCGGCAAGACCACCTTCTTCAACTGCCTCACCGGCCTCTACATCCCCACCGAGGGCGAAGTCCGGTACAAGGGCACGGTCCTGCCCCCCAAGTCGTTCAAGGTCACCGCGGCCGGTGTCGCACGCACCTTCCAGAACATCCGTCTCTTCAACAACATGACGGTCCTGGAAAACGTCCTCGTCGGACGCCACACCCGCACCAAGGTGGGCCTCTGGTCCGCCCTGCTGCGCCTCCCCAGCTTCGGCCGGGAGGAAGCGGCCAGCCGCGACAAGGCCATGGAGCTCCTCACCTTCATCGGGCTGGAGCACAAGGCCGACCACCTCGCGCGGAACCTGCCCTACGGCGAGCAGCGCAAGCTGGAGATCGCCCGGGCACTCGCCAGCGACCCCGGTCTCATCCTCCTGGACGAGCCCACCGCCGGCATGAACCCGCAGGAGACCCGGACCACCGAGGAACTCATCTTCGCCATCCGGGACATGGGCATCGCCGTCCTCGTCATCGAGCACGACATGCGCTTCATCTTCAACCTCTGCGACCGCGTCGCCTGCCTCGTCCAGGGCGAGAAGCTCATCGAGGGCACCGCGACCGAGGTCCAGAGCGACGAGCGCGTCATCGCCGCCTATCTCGGCGAACCCTTCGAAGGCGCCCCCGGCGCCGAGGAAGTCGCGGAGGTCGAGGCCGCCGAGGCGCACAGCACCACCAGCACGGACGGAGAAGACCGGTGA
- a CDS encoding ABC transporter ATP-binding protein: MTALLEVEDLRVAYGKIEAVKGISFSVDAGQIVTLIGTNGAGKTTTLRTLSGLIKPRGGQIKFQGKSLKKIPAHDIVALGLAHSPEGRHIFPRMTIEDNLLLGAFLRKDKEGIQQDVQRAYDLFPILGERRKQAAGTLSGGEQQMLAMGRALMSRPKLLMLDEPSMGLSPIMMQKIMATIAELKSQGTTILLVEQNAQAALSLADKGHVMEIGKVVLSGPGRELLVNEDVRKAYLGED; this comes from the coding sequence GTGACCGCACTCCTGGAGGTCGAGGACCTCCGCGTCGCCTACGGCAAGATCGAAGCCGTCAAGGGCATCTCGTTCAGCGTCGACGCCGGCCAGATCGTCACCCTCATCGGCACCAACGGCGCCGGCAAGACCACCACCCTGCGCACCCTGTCCGGCCTGATCAAACCGCGCGGCGGCCAGATCAAGTTCCAGGGCAAGTCGCTCAAGAAGATCCCCGCGCACGACATCGTCGCGCTCGGACTCGCCCACTCCCCCGAGGGGCGGCACATCTTCCCGCGCATGACCATCGAGGACAACCTCCTCCTCGGCGCCTTCCTCCGCAAGGACAAGGAAGGCATCCAGCAGGACGTCCAGCGCGCCTACGACCTCTTCCCCATCCTGGGCGAACGTCGCAAGCAGGCCGCCGGCACCCTCTCGGGCGGCGAGCAGCAGATGCTCGCCATGGGCCGCGCGCTCATGTCCCGCCCGAAGCTGCTCATGCTCGACGAGCCCTCCATGGGCCTCTCCCCGATCATGATGCAGAAGATCATGGCCACCATCGCCGAGCTCAAGTCACAGGGCACCACCATCCTGCTCGTCGAGCAGAACGCCCAGGCGGCGCTCTCCCTCGCCGACAAGGGCCACGTGATGGAGATCGGCAAGGTCGTCCTCTCCGGACCCGGCCGTGAACTGCTCGTCAACGAGGACGTCCGCAAGGCGTACCTCGGCGAGGACTGA
- the pyk gene encoding pyruvate kinase gives MRRAKIVCTLGPATDSYDQIKALVEVGMDIARLNLSHGTYAEHEERYHRVRKASDETGRSVGILADLQGPKIRLGRFLEGPVLLERGDEFTITVEDHEGDRHTCGTTYKGLAADVSIGERILVDDGRVTLQVIDVDGPRVRTLVIEGGMVSDHKGLNLPGVAVSVPALSEKDIEDLRWALRTGADVIALSFVRSGRDIDDVHRIMDEEGRRLPVIAKIEKPQAVENIDDIVAAFDGIMVARGDLGVEMPLEQVPIVQKRAVKLAKRNAKPVIVATQMLDSMIENSRPTRAEASDVANAVIDGTDAVMLSGETSVGKYPVETVATMARIVEAAEEDILEKGLPPLTDRNKPRTQGGAVARAAAEMGDFLGAKFLVAFTQSGDTVRRLSRYRSPIPLLAFTPDSATRSQLNLTWGVETFLGPHVDSTDAMVAQVEEELLRIGRCVPGDIVVITAGSPPGVTGSTNLVRVHHIGDPVR, from the coding sequence ATGCGTCGAGCAAAAATCGTATGTACCCTGGGCCCCGCCACCGACTCATACGACCAGATCAAAGCCCTGGTCGAAGTCGGAATGGACATCGCCCGCCTCAACCTCAGCCACGGCACCTACGCCGAACACGAGGAGCGTTACCACCGCGTGCGCAAGGCGTCCGACGAGACGGGCCGCAGCGTCGGCATCCTCGCCGACCTTCAAGGCCCGAAGATCCGCCTCGGCCGCTTCCTCGAAGGCCCCGTACTCCTTGAACGCGGCGACGAGTTCACCATCACCGTCGAAGACCACGAGGGCGACCGTCACACCTGCGGCACCACCTACAAGGGCCTCGCGGCCGACGTCTCCATCGGCGAACGCATCCTCGTCGACGACGGACGCGTCACCCTCCAGGTCATCGACGTCGACGGACCCCGCGTCCGCACCCTCGTCATCGAAGGCGGCATGGTCTCCGACCACAAGGGACTCAACCTCCCCGGCGTCGCCGTCTCCGTCCCCGCCCTCTCCGAGAAGGACATCGAAGACCTCCGCTGGGCCCTGCGCACCGGCGCCGACGTCATCGCCCTCTCCTTCGTCCGCAGCGGCCGCGACATCGACGACGTCCACCGCATCATGGACGAGGAAGGCCGACGCCTCCCCGTCATCGCCAAGATCGAGAAGCCCCAGGCCGTCGAGAACATCGACGACATCGTCGCCGCCTTCGACGGCATCATGGTCGCCCGCGGCGACCTCGGCGTCGAAATGCCCCTCGAACAGGTCCCCATCGTCCAGAAGCGCGCCGTCAAACTGGCCAAGCGCAATGCCAAGCCCGTCATCGTCGCCACCCAGATGCTCGACTCGATGATCGAGAACTCCCGCCCCACCCGCGCCGAGGCCTCCGACGTCGCCAACGCCGTCATCGACGGCACCGACGCGGTCATGCTCTCCGGCGAGACCAGCGTGGGCAAGTACCCCGTCGAAACCGTCGCCACCATGGCCCGCATCGTCGAAGCCGCCGAAGAGGACATCCTCGAAAAGGGCCTCCCGCCCCTCACCGACCGCAACAAGCCCCGCACCCAGGGCGGAGCCGTGGCCCGCGCCGCCGCCGAGATGGGCGACTTCCTCGGCGCCAAGTTCCTCGTCGCCTTCACCCAGAGCGGGGACACCGTCCGCCGACTCTCCCGCTACCGCTCGCCCATCCCCCTCCTCGCCTTCACCCCCGACTCCGCCACCCGCTCCCAACTCAACCTCACCTGGGGCGTCGAGACCTTCCTCGGCCCCCACGTCGACTCCACGGACGCCATGGTCGCCCAGGTCGAGGAGGAACTCCTGCGCATCGGACGCTGCGTTCCCGGCGACATCGTCGTCATCACCGCCGGCTCGCCCCCCGGCGTCACCGGCTCCACCAACCTCGTCCGCGTCCACCACATCGGCGACCCCGTCCGCTGA
- a CDS encoding branched-chain amino acid ABC transporter permease, whose translation MHELPQQLVNGLLLGSMYGLVAIGYTMVYGIVQLINFAHGEIFMTGGFGALTVWLMLPTGTTMWVALPLMLIGAVFVATTIAVAAERFAYRPLRSAPRLAPLITAIGLSIALQQAVWAWFPGATSSLVFPEIPGGPFHLGSITIQTGDVFLMIAAPVSMAFLGFFVKKTRTGRGMQATAQDPDTAKLMGINTDRIITTAFALGAVFAAVGAVAYGLKYGEVQFKMGFLLGLKAFTAAVLGGIGNIYGAMVGGLVLGLAETLTTAYVADIPGFEQLGGQSWGNTWAFVLLILVLLFRPQGLLGQRVADRV comes from the coding sequence GTGCACGAACTGCCGCAACAGCTGGTCAACGGCCTGCTACTGGGATCCATGTACGGGCTCGTCGCCATCGGCTACACGATGGTCTATGGCATTGTCCAGCTCATCAACTTCGCCCACGGCGAGATCTTCATGACCGGTGGGTTCGGAGCCCTCACGGTCTGGCTGATGCTCCCCACCGGCACCACCATGTGGGTCGCCCTGCCCCTCATGCTCATAGGCGCGGTCTTCGTGGCCACCACCATCGCCGTCGCAGCGGAACGCTTCGCGTACCGACCCCTGCGCAGCGCACCCCGCCTCGCCCCCCTCATCACCGCCATCGGCCTCTCCATCGCCCTCCAGCAGGCGGTATGGGCCTGGTTCCCCGGCGCCACGAGCTCCCTGGTCTTCCCCGAGATCCCCGGCGGCCCCTTCCACCTCGGCAGCATCACCATCCAGACCGGTGACGTCTTCCTGATGATCGCGGCCCCCGTCTCCATGGCCTTCCTCGGCTTCTTCGTCAAGAAGACCCGTACCGGCCGCGGCATGCAGGCGACGGCCCAGGACCCCGACACCGCCAAGCTCATGGGCATCAACACGGACCGCATCATCACCACCGCGTTCGCCCTCGGAGCCGTCTTCGCCGCCGTCGGAGCAGTCGCCTACGGCCTCAAGTACGGCGAAGTCCAGTTCAAGATGGGCTTCCTGCTCGGCCTCAAGGCCTTCACCGCGGCCGTCCTCGGCGGCATCGGCAACATCTACGGCGCCATGGTCGGCGGTCTCGTCCTCGGTCTCGCCGAAACCCTGACCACCGCCTACGTCGCCGACATCCCCGGCTTCGAACAGCTCGGTGGCCAGTCCTGGGGCAACACCTGGGCGTTCGTACTTCTCATCCTCGTGCTCCTCTTCCGGCCGCAAGGCCTGCTGGGCCAGCGCGTGGCGGACAGGGTGTGA
- a CDS encoding helix-turn-helix domain-containing protein — MYDIATRMRVLALVTGGRSVNSVSKETGISRSAIRAWQSRPEPRPRLLHHATPCQGPADQAAYAYLLGLYLGDGCISPHPRGGQYLRIACADAWPGLIEHCRVAITAVRPGDTVSVQQKQGCVAVTAYGHHWTCLFPQHGPGRKHERPIVLEDWQREIVDARPWEFLRGLIHSDGCRITNWTTRIVGGVSKRYEYPRYFFTNTSDDIRRLCTDTMTRVGVRWTVLARGGDPFNVSVARKESVALMDAHIGPKH; from the coding sequence ATGTACGACATCGCGACGCGCATGCGCGTCCTGGCCCTGGTGACCGGCGGCCGCAGCGTGAACTCCGTCAGCAAGGAGACCGGGATCTCCCGGTCCGCGATCCGCGCCTGGCAGTCCCGACCGGAGCCCCGTCCCCGACTCCTGCACCACGCCACGCCCTGCCAAGGGCCTGCCGACCAGGCGGCGTACGCGTACCTGCTCGGCCTCTACCTCGGCGACGGATGCATCAGCCCCCACCCCCGCGGCGGGCAGTACCTCCGGATAGCGTGCGCGGACGCGTGGCCGGGTCTCATCGAGCACTGCCGGGTCGCGATCACGGCGGTCCGGCCGGGCGACACGGTCTCCGTGCAACAGAAGCAGGGCTGCGTGGCCGTGACCGCTTACGGACACCATTGGACCTGCCTGTTCCCCCAGCACGGGCCCGGGAGGAAGCACGAGCGGCCGATCGTGCTCGAAGACTGGCAGCGGGAGATCGTGGACGCGCGTCCCTGGGAGTTCCTGCGGGGGTTGATCCACTCCGACGGGTGTCGGATCACCAACTGGACCACTCGCATCGTGGGTGGGGTGTCCAAGCGGTACGAGTACCCGCGGTACTTCTTCACCAACACCTCGGACGACATCCGGCGCCTCTGTACCGACACGATGACCAGGGTCGGTGTCCGGTGGACGGTCCTGGCGCGGGGCGGTGATCCGTTCAACGTGTCCGTGGCTCGGAAGGAGTCGGTCGCGCTGATGGACGCGCACATCGGGCCGAAGCACTAG